One Plasmodium sp. gorilla clade G2 genome assembly, chromosome: 12 genomic window carries:
- a CDS encoding coronin has protein sequence MYNVPLIKNLYPDPSNNLYGDLRICSRATETCGIACSAGYIAVPWQVEGGGMIGVVRLENQVRNPPVIKLKSHTSPILDLSFNPCYSEILASCSEDMSIRIWEIRHEDENVNEVKDPLCILNGHKKKVNLISWNPMNYFILSSTSFDSTVNIWDIENEKKAFEINMPKKLSSLQWDITGNLLSGTCQNKQIHIIDPRKQEICNSFLIHDGGKSTKCIWIDGFGGEDKCILTTGFSKNNMRELKLWSLKNTTSPLTTITLDNAAAPLLPHYDESVGMIYLIGKGDGNCRYYQYSHGSIRKVDEYKSCLPFRSFGFLPKRMCDVYKCEIGRVYKNENNTNIRPISFYVPRKNSSIFQEDLYPPIIMRDPEYNTNKWTDGINLDIKRVSIKDLTEDDLLITRKFKQVPKTSKSIIIQDNNNPKKDSIMRQFTKKFTFRKKKGTVEIQGEIIGETKSSIEADFEVLESKENKNANKLNEDPKFLFASEDVEVCHLKDNVDDDDYLIINGANEPYEETVIKTNENENYKENNDSSIQSIRSNSKSIDKNDDNNNNNNNNNNNKDNDDTCQSEENQQHLKQISSIHEENNFKNFFKNVLDNILDMKMCKSTATVL, from the exons ATGTATAATGTTCCTTTAATAAAGAATTTATATc ctgATCCGTCAAATAACCTGTACGGTGACTTAAGGATTTGCTCGCGAGCAACCGAAACATGTGGTATAGCTTGTAGTGCTGGATATATTGCt gTACCTTGGCAAGTGGAAGGGGGAGGAATGATCGGAGTTGTCAGATTAGAAAATCAAGTGAGAAACCCTCcagtaataaaattaaagagTCATACATCTCCTATCCTTGATTTATCATTTAACCCTTGTTATAGCGAGATATTAGCATCATGTTCTGAAGATATGTCTATAAGAATATGGGAGATACGTCATGAAGATGAGAATGTGAATGAAGTAAAAGATcctttatgtatattaaatgGACATAAGAAAAAAGTAAATTTAATATCATGGAATCCtatgaattattttatattatcatctacTTCTTTTGATTCTACTGTTAATATATGGGATATTGAAAATGAGAAGAAAGCTTTTGAAATAAATATGCCAAAGAAATTAAGCTCATTGCAATGGGATATAACAGGTAATTTATTAAGTGGTACTTGTCAAAATAAGCAGATACATATAATAGATCCTAGAAAACAAGAAATTTGTAATAGCTTTTTAATTCATGATGGTGGTAAGAGTACAAAATGTATATGGATTGATGGATTCGGTGGTGAAGACAAATGTATTTTAACTACAGGTTTTTCAAAGAATAATATGAGAGAATTAAAATTATGGAGTTTAAAGAATACAACATCTCCATTAACAACTATTACTCTAGATAATGCTGCTGCACCTTTATTACCTCATTATGATGAAAGTGTAGGtatgatttatttaatagGTAAAGGAGATGGTAATTGTcgttattatcaatattctCACGGTTCCATACGTAAGGTTgatgaatataaatcatGTTTACCTTTTAGATCATTTGGATTCTTGCCTAAACGTATGTGTGACGTTTATAAATGTGAAATTGGTagagtatataaaaatgaaaacaacACAAATATTAGACCAATCTCTTTTTATGTACCTAGAAAGAATTCATCCATATTTCAAGAAGATTTATATCCTCCTATTATTATGAGAGATCCTgaatataatacaaacaaATGGACTGATGGTATAAACTTAGATATAAAAAGAGTATCTATAAAAGATCTAACAGAAGACGATTTATTAATTACAAGAAAATTTAAACAAGTTCCTAAGACATCCaaaagtattattattcaagATAACAATAATCCTAAAAAAGATTCTATCATGAGACAATTCACCAAAAAATTTACcttcagaaaaaaaaaaggaacagTAGAGATACAAGGAGAGATAATAGGAGAAACAAAATCTTCAATTGAAGCAGATTTTGAAGTATTAGAaagtaaagaaaataaaaatgcaaacaaattaaatgaaGATCCGAAATTTTTATTTGCATCTGAGGATGTTGAAGTATGTCACTTAAAAGACAATGTTGACGATGATGACTATCTTATAATAAATGGAGCAAATGAGCCGTATGAAGAAACTGTTATcaaaacaaatgaaaatgaaaattataaagaaaataatgatagtaGTATACAAAGTATAAGAAGTAATAGTAAAAGTATAGacaaaaatgatgataataataataataataataataataataataataaagataatgatgataCATGCCAATCTGAAGAAAATCAACAACATCTAAAACAAATATCTTCAATacatgaagaaaataattttaaaaatttcttcaaaaatgtattagataatatattagaCATGAAAATGTGTAAAAGTACAGCAACGGTATTATGA
- a CDS encoding thymidylate kinase — protein MTDDKKKGKFIVFEGLDRSGKSTQSKLLVEYLKKNNVEVKHLYFPNRETGIGQIISKYLKMENSMSNETIHLLFSANRWEHMNEIKNLLSKGIWVVCDRYAYSGVAYSSGALNLNKTWCMNPDQGLIKPDMVFYLNVPPNYAQNRSDYGEEIYEKVETQKKIYETYKHFENEDYWINIDATRKIEDIHNDIVKEVTKMKVETEEFNFLWS, from the exons atgactgatgataaaaaaaaaggaaaatttaTAGTTTTTGAAGGTTTAGATAG ATCTGGGAAATCTACCCAATCAAAACTACTTgttgaatatttaaaaaaaaataatgttgaAGTTAAGCATTTATATTTCCCaa atAGGGAAACAGGAATAGGTCAAATAATTTCGAAATATTTAAAGATGGAAAATAGTATGTCTAACGAAactattcatttattattttcagcCAACAGATGGGAACACat gaatgaaataaaaaatctcTTGTCAAAAGGCATATGGGTTGTCTGTGATAGATATGCATATTCAGGAGTAGCATATTCTTCAGGGGCCTTG aatttaaataaaacgTGGTGTATGAACCCAGATCAGGGTCTAATAAAACCGGACATGGTTTTCTATCTTAATGTTCCACCGAATTATGCTCAAAATAGATCAGACTATG gaGAAGAAATTTATGAAAAAGTAGaaactcaaaaaaaaatttatgaaaCATATAAACACTTCGAAAATGAAGATTACTGGATAAATATCGATGCCACAAGAAAGATAgaa GATATACACAACGATATAGTTAAAGAAGTAACCAAAATGAAAGTAGAAACAGAAGAATTCAATTTTTTGTGgtcataa
- a CDS encoding DEAD/DEAH box ATP-dependent RNA helicase, putative, whose amino-acid sequence MKKKICQDKKMSVVDNESEAESNDKDINGNDKTNRIKNISDVEEIKEESTKETTSLISTNNKNFDNHNKNNNNIIDMNCLWSDLYISRPFLKVLYEQKFSNPTYIQRDVIPLALEGKSILANSETGSGKTLAFVLPILERLLQSTNIRMRRNNMKASYNITKALILLPTRELSLQCYDVIRSLTKYVTITYSLFCGGIDIKQQEYEYKKRNDIFICTPGRILDLLLNSSSDFINYLEIVVFDEADKLLELGFKEECLKILDVCKFKKQILFFSATLTNDIKQLVNFSLKNPVFIQSGLSSLKDKDLQNNDNNNNNNIVVNNIITKNFLKITNKTTFKISEGLKQEFVNIIQEKYRKASLLYLCNNIYKNHCIIFFKTKRETHLMFLLFDLLNLKCAELHGSMSQKRRIESIMKFKKDEVDFLLTTELASRGIDIDHVLYVINYNIPSNVIKYVHRIGRTARIGKEGIASTLYLQKEKIQVKKIVKGLKKSKNLKILKRTIAENNVHVWHNIIKQNKQKLNDIVEQEKIDKQIEISNKSIDKIKNLITFKDEIMSRPPRTWFLTGKEKQNLKKESKKYDKDNNNNNINMNDNYKGHDYDDDNHIKKKNYHKENNNNISSSNNYKKGKNKNDKNNKKNKKNKKNKKGNDEEDQEEEQKKKLQSYRKIIRDLKLNMLYNKSNKSQNKNNRLHNKSIKNNTIKNKTIKNKTIKNKTVKNKTIKK is encoded by the coding sequence atgaaaaaaaaaatatgtcaagataaaaaaatgagtGTTGTAGATAATGAGAGTGAAGCAGAAAGTAatgataaagatataaatggAAATGATAAAACGAatagaattaaaaatattagtgATGTAGAAGAAATAAAGGAAGAGAGCACTAAAGAAACAACATCACTCATtagtacaaataataaaaattttgataatcacaataagaataataacaatattattgATATGAATTGTTTGTGGAGTGATTTATACATATCTAGACCTTTTTTAAAAGttttatatgaacaaaaatTTAGTAATCCTACATATATTCAGAGAGATGTGATTCCATTAGCTTTAGAGGGTAAAAGTATTTTAGCTAACTCAGAAACGGGTTCAGGTAAAACATTAGCATTTGTATTACCAATACTTGAAAGGTTATTACAAAGTACAAATATAAGAATGAGGagaaataatatgaaagctagttataatataactaaggctttaatattattacctACAAGAGAATTATCTTTACAATGTTATGATGTTATACGTTCCTTAACAAAATATGTTACAATaacatattctttattttgtgGAGGAATAGATATTAAACAACaagaatatgaatataaaaaaaggaatgatatatttatttgtactCCTGGTCGTATTTTAGATTTATTGTTAAATTCATCTAgtgattttattaattatttagaaATTGTTGTATTTGATGAGGCTGATAAATTATTAGAACTTGGATTTAAAGAAGaatgtttaaaaatattagatgtttgtaaatttaaaaaacagATATTATTCTTCTCAGCTACTTTGACTAATGACATAAAGCAGCTggttaatttttctttaaaaaatccTGTATTTATTCAAAGTGGTTTAAGCTCTCTCAAAGATAAGGATctacaaaataatgataataataataataataatattgttgttaataatattataacaaaaaactttttaaaaattactAATAAGACcacatttaaaatatcagAAGGTTTGAAACAAGAATTTGTTAATATCATTCAAGAGAAATATAGAAAAGCtagtttattatatttatgtaataatatatataagaatcattgtattatattttttaaaacaaaacGTGAAACACATTTAATGTTTCTATTGTTTGATTTACTTAATTTAAAATGTGCTGAATTACATGGTTCTATGAGTCAGAAAAGGAGAATAGAATCCATAAtgaaatttaaaaaagatgaaGTAGATTTTTTATTAACCACCGAATTAGCATCTAGAGGAATAGATATAGATCAtgttttatatgtaataaattataatataccaTCGAATGTTattaaatatgtacataGAATCGGTAGAACCGCTAGAATAGGAAAAGAAGGAATAGCTAGCACATTGTAtttacaaaaagaaaaaatacaagTGAAAAAAATAGTTAAAGGATtgaaaaaaagtaaaaatctaaaaatattaaaacgaACCATAGCTGAAAATAATGTTCATGTGTGGCACAACAtaattaaacaaaataaacaaaagtTAAATGATATTGTAGAACAAGAAAAAATTGATAAGCAAATAGAAATATCAAATAAATCaatagataaaataaaaaatctaATTACATTTAAGGATGAAATAATGAGTAGACCTCCAAGGACATGGTTCCTTACAGGGAAGGAAAAgcaaaatttaaaaaaagaaagtaaaaaatatgataaggacaataataataataatattaacatgaatgataattataaggGTCatgattatgatgatgataatcatataaaaaagaaaaattaccACAAAGaaaacaacaataatatatctagctctaataattataaaaagggaaaaaataaaaatgataaaaataataaaaaaaataaaaaaaataaaaaaaataaaaaaggaaatgatGAGGAAGATCAAGAAGAGGagcaaaagaaaaaactaCAAAGTTATCGTAAAATTATAAGagatttaaaattaaatatgttatataataaaagcaATAAgtcacaaaataaaaataatagacTTCATAATAaatcaataaaaaataatacaataaaaaataaaacaataaaaaataaaacaataaaaaataaaacagtaaaaaataaaacaataaaaaagtaa